Genomic window (Streptomyces liliiviolaceus):
CGAACCGAAAGGACCGGCACCACCATGACGAACACCGAGACCGCGTTGAAAGAGACCCTGGCCTCCATCGAGGGCGCGACCGGAGCCGCTCTCGTCGACTACACCACCGGTATGGCGCTGGGCACGATCGGCGGCAGCAAGAGCTTCGACCTCACCGTCGCCGCGGCCGGCAACACCGACGTCGTCCGCGCCAAGATCCGCACCATGGAGCACCTGGGCCTGAAGGGCGAGATCGAGGACATCCTGATCACGCTGTCCGACCAGTACCACCTGATCCGGCTGATCAAGGGCCGGGGCGGCAACGGACTCTTCCTCTACCTGGTGCTCGACGCCAAACGCGCCAACCTGGCCATGGCCAGGCACCAGTTGAAGAAGATCGAGAGCGATCTGGAGGTCTGAGGGATCAGACCAGCACCCCGGCCCGACGCCGCGCCCCACCGGGCGCGGCGTCGCCCGCGGCGATCCCGGTGGCCCGGTAGCCCTTGACGCGCTGGCCCGCCGGAACGCCCGCACCGCGGCCGAGCCAGTCGACCCGCACCCACAGGAGCGACTCGGCGGCCCGTTCGAGCCGGCCGATCCAGGCGGCCTTGAGACGCAGGCCCGCTCCGGCGCCCGCGAGCAGCATCCCGCCCGCGGCCGGCACGGTGAACGCCGAGCCCAGGGCCACGGCGAAGGCGAGGAGCGCCCACCAGCGGTGCCCCCGGCGCCAGTTGCGTACGGTCACCGCCCGGTCCTGCAGCACGTCGTGCTTGCTCGCGCGGTCGGCGCCGCGGGCGAGTGCCACGTACCGTTTGCGGTGCGTCAGCAGGACGACGACCGCCGTGATCAGGAAGAGCGCGGCTCCGGCCAGCACCCCGATCCGCCGTCCCGTGATTCCGGGCACCAGTACGCCCACTCCCGCCGCGACGATCCCGAGCCAGCCCAGCGGTGCCGCTCCGGCCCGTACGACGACGGCCACCCGAGCAAGTCCCTGCCCTCCGCGCGCCACGATCCGCCTCCTCACCAGACGCCTGTGTGTGGCGGGCAGATTAGCGGCCGAACGTGAGACGCATCTGAGAGAACACCAAAAAATCGGCCGGTCGCCGGTACTCCGCCCGCGAGGTGCCGCTACTCGACGAACAGGCTCCGCGCCGCGGCCCGCGCGTCGAACTCCTCCAGGCGTGCCTGGGCGTCCGGCAGTCCGTCGCACATCGCCTCCAGCAGGACCCGCCCGAGCAGCATCGGCGCGCAGACCGTGTCGAAGGCGAGGCCGGTTCCGACGGCGGCGGGCAGCAGCAGGTCGGACACCTTGGCGACCGGCGCGAACGCGGAGTCCGCGACGGTGACGACGGTCAGCCCAGCCTCCTTCGCGTAGGCGAGGGTGTCGACGACCTCGCGCGGGTGGCGGGGCAGCGCGAAGCACAGCAGGGTGCTGGCTCCGGCCCGTACCGCCGCGTCGATGCGGTCGTGGACCATCGTGCCGCCCTCGTGCAGCAGCCGGACATCCGGGTGGACCTTGGCCGCGAAGTAGGCGAAGCCGTACGCCTGGGACGCGGCGGCCCGCAGTCCGAGCACCGGCAGGGGGCGGGAGGCGGCGAGGAGCCGGCCGGCCCGTTCGACGGGGCGCGGGTCGGCCAGCACGGAGGCGAGATGGCGGAGGTTCTCGATCTCGGCCTCGACGGCCTGCTGGTACTCGTTGTACGAGCCGGTGTCGGGGGCGGGTTCGGCCGGTGCGACCTCCCGCAGGTGTCTGCGCAGCGCCGGGTAGCCGTCGAAGCCGAGAGCGACGGCGAAGCGGGTGACGGAGGGCTGGCTGACCCCGGCGAGTTCGGCCAGTTCCACGCTCGACAGGAACGGCACGTCGGCGGCCCGGCGCACCATGCTGTGCGCGATGCGCCGCTGGGTGGGCGTCAGCCGGTGCCCCTCGAAGAGGGCCTGCAGCCGCCCGGCGGGCGCGTCGCTCACGCCCGCGCCCGCCCCGTCCCCGCCACCGCTCGCGTCCCCGCCACCGCTCGCGTCCCCGCCACCGCTCGCGCCCGCGCTCCGGTCGTCCGCGCTCGCACCGCTCGTGTCGTCGGCGCCGTTCGCCTCGCTCGTACCGCCGCTGTCCGGGCCAGTTTCCATGTCCCTGTCCATGCCCATATTCACGCTCGTGTTCCCGTCCACGCTCATGCCGTGCCCCCACTCCAGATGTCCGTGAACCGGTCGAGCAGCGCGGCCGCCGCCGTCACGTCGTCCGTGAGCGGCCGGTCGGTCGCGTCCGCGTCGAGCACCGACTCGGCGATCTCCAGTGCCCTGCCCACCGGCAGCTCCGGGTCGGGGCGCAGGCCGCGCTGGCGCAGCGCCCGTACGGCGGCGACGAGTTCGCAGCCGACCACGAGACGGTACGCGCTGCACGCGCGCAGGGTCTGGCGAGCGGCGAGCGAGGCGAAACTCGCCTGTTCCTCGACGCCCCGGGAGAGTACAGCGTGGCCGAGCGAGGCGGGCGCGGAGAAGGCCCGCAGGTCACCGAGGGCGGCCCCGGCGGCGTACTCCAGGATCATCACGCCGGAGGAGGCGGGCTCGTGGTCGGCGAGGAAGGGGCGCAGCCGGGTGTAGGCGGGTTCGTTGAGGGTCGACAGGCGTGAGGTCGACAGGCGGGCGACCTGGGTGAGGGAGAGCCTGAAGTGGTCGAGGGCGAGGGCGAGCTGGGCCTGGTAGAAGCCTCCGTGGTGGTAGGCGGCCATGTCGGCGGCGCAGATCAGCGGGTTCTCGGCGGCCGCGTTGATCTCGACGGCGAGGACCTCCTCCAGCGCGTCGGCGGCGTCGTGCGCGGGGCCGTGGATCTGGGGCACGCACCGGAAGCCGTACGGGTCCTGGATCCGTCCGAGCGGCGGGGTCGGCCGGTCGGGGGCGCCGATCATCTCCCGCATCCGCCGGGCCACTTCGGTCGACCCGCGGTGCGGCCGGGCGGCGTGGACGGGCGCCGCGTAGGCCTCGTACGAGCCGTCCACCGCGACCAGTGACAGCGCGGCGACGACCTGGGTGGCCCCGATGAGTCCGCGCAGTTCGTGCAGGGCGAGCGCCGACTGGCCGAGGGTGAGGGCGTTGCTGCTGATGAGCGCGAGGGCGTCGTTGTTGTCGAGCGGCTGCGGCTCGGGCGCGCCCGCCTGCTCGACGACACCGGTGCCCGCCCTCGCGGACAGGCCGGCCCCCTCGCCGTCGCGCCAGGGGTGCTCGCCCGCCAGCGCGAGGCCCACCTGGGCCAGGGCCGCGATGTCGCCGGTGCCGACCGAGCCGAACTCGTTCACGACGGGATGGGCGCCGCTCTCCAGCGCCTCGCACAGCGCGGTGACGACGGTGGGGCGCAGACCGGCACCGCCCGCGAGGAGCTGGTTGGCCCGCACGGCGAGCATCGCCCGGACCTCACGGGCGGGCAGTTCGGCGCCGATGGCCCCGGCGTGGCTGCGCAGCAGACGCAGACCGTGTTCGGCGGCGGCCTCGGTGGGCACGTCCTCGTTCCGGTTGGCGCCGACTCCGGTGGAGCGGCCGTACACGCGGCCGGTGGCGGCGATGCGCCGGGCCGCGTCCCAGGACTCCTCGACACGCTTCATCGCGTCGGTGCCGGGGACGGGCCGCGCGGACCCGTCGGCGAGGCGTACGACGTCGGCGACGCCTGTGCTGTAACCGTCCAGCACCACGAGGCCGTACGTTCCCGCACTCGGCGTGTCCACATCCCGAGACGACATAGAGCGCAAACTCCCCTCAAACCGGGCATTCGGTCTTGCCTGTCGATCACAAGAAACCAGCGATCAACACCACACCGTTGACAAGCTATTCAAGTAGAGAGAACTCTGCATGACTATATGCAGCCGGGCAAGGGACACCTCATGATCCAGTTCGACGCGGTCCACAAGCGTTTCCCGAATGGCACCACCGCGGTCCACGACCTCTCCCTGGAGATGCCGGAAGGGGGCGTGACCGTCCTCGTGGGGTCTTCCGGTTGCGGCAAGACGACCACCCTCCGGATGATCAACCGGATGGTCGACCCCACCTCGGGCACCATCCGCGTCGGCGGCCGTGACGTGCTGGAACAGGACGCCGCCGACCTGCGCCGCTCCATCGGTTACGTCATCCAGCAGTCGGGCCTCTTCCCGCACCGCACGGTCCTCGACAACATCGCGACCGTGCCGCTGCTCCTCGGCTGGGGCCGCCGCAAGGCGCGGTCGCGGGCCGCGGAGCTCCTGGAGACGGTCGGCCTGAGCGCCGAGGCCGGCAAGCGCTACCCGCACCAGCTCTCCGGCGGCCAGCAGCAGCGCGTCGGCGTGGCCCGCGCGCTCGCCGCCGACCCGCCGGTGCTCCTGATGGACGAACCGTTCGGCGCGGTCGACCCGGTCGTGCGCACCCAGCTCCAGGACGAGCTGCTCCGGCTCCAGAAGGAGCTGAACAAGACGATCGTCTTCGTCACGCACGACATCGACGAGGCGGTACGGCTCGGCGACCGGATAGCCGTCTTCCGCACCGGCGGCCATCTCGTCCAGTGCGCCACCCCGGCCGAACTGCTGGCCCGCCCCGCGGACGACTTCGTCGCGGACTTCCTGGGCGCCGAACGCGGCCTGAAACTCCTGTCGCTGACCTCGCTCAAGGGCATCCCGCAGGCCCCGGCCCCCGAGGGCGGCACCTGGGAACTGGTCCTGGACGGCGCCCGCAAACCCCTGCACTGGCGCACCGGACCCACCGGCGCCGGCAGCGCGCCCAGCGACAGCGGGACCACCGAACTCCCCGTACGCCCCCTGCGCGACACCGACTCCCTGCTCGCCGCCCTCAACGAGTCCATCGCCTCCCCGGCCGGACTCGTGGCCCGGGTCGACGCCGACGGCGCTCTCACCGGCGTGACCTCGCGCGACGAGATCCACCGGCACGCGGGACTGGCCCACGCGGAAGCCCTGGTGGCGTGATGACCATCGACTGGTCGTGGATCGGCGACCACACCGACGACCTCACCACCCTCACGCTCTCCCATCTCCAGGCGGCCCTGTCGGCCGTCCTCCTCGGCCTGCTGATCTCCCTGCCGCTGGCCGTGGTCGCCCACCGGATCCGGCCCCTGCGCGGGGTGCTCCTGGGCCTGTCGAACGTCCTGTTCACGATCCCGTCGATCGCGGTCTTCGTCCTGCTCCTGCCGGTCTCGGGACTGACCCGCACCACCACGGTCGTCGGACTGACGATCTACACCCTCGTCGTCCTCCTGCGGAACACGGTCGAGGGCCTCGACTCGGTCCCCGCGAAGACGAAGGAGGCCGCGAAGGCCATGGGGACGCGCCCGCTGCGCACCCTGCTCACCGTCGAACTCCCCCTCGCGCTCCCGGTGATCATGGCGGGCGTCCGGATCGCCACGGTCATGTCGATCTCGCTGGTCTCCGTGGCCACGTACATCGGCGACGGCGGTCTCGGCCAGCTCTTCACCGACGGTTTCCAGCGCAACTTCCCGACGCCGGTGATCGTGGGGGTCGTCCTGACGCTCCTGCTGGCGCTGGTCGCGGACTCCCTGCTGGTCGCCGTCCAGTACGTACTCACCCCGTGGAAGAGGCGGCGAGCCTGACATGTACGAACTCTTCAAGAACCTCGGCGACTGGCTGGTCAGCGGCGAGCAGTGGACCGGGCCCGACGGCATCGGGCACCGTCTCGCCGAGCACCTCCAGTACTCGCTGCTCGCCACCCTCGTGGCGACCGCGATCGCCCTGCCGCTGGGCCTGCTGATCGGGCACACCGGCCGGGGCGCGTTCCTCGCCATCAACCTCGTGTCCTTCGGGCGCGCCCTGCCGACCGTCGGCCTGGTCGTGCTCGTCTTCCTCGCCAGCGGCCTGTCGATGTGGCCGGTGTACGTGGCGCTGGTGGCCCTCGCGGTGCCGTCGATCGTGACCAACACGTACGCGGGGATGACGGCCGTCGATCCGGACGTGAAGGACGCGGCTCGGGGGCAGGGGATGCGCTGGCACCAGGTCCTCTTCCAGGTGGAGCTGCCCCTAGCGCTGCCGCTGATCATGACGGGGCTGCGGCTGGCGCTGATCCAGGTGGTGGCCACGGCGACGATCGCGGCGTACGTGTCCTTCGGCGGGCTGGGGCGGTACGTGTTCGACGGGCTCGCTCAGCGGGATCTTGTGCAGGTGCTGGGCGGGGCGGTGCTTGTCGCCCTTGTCGCCGTCGTTCTCGATCTCGCGCTGAGTGGGGTGCAGCGGGTGTTGTTCCGGCATCGGCCCGCGTAGGGCGTTGCCCTGCGCCGATGCCTTGGCTGCCGCCGGCCGTCGCGCTGGATCTGCGGGTCCGTCGTGGCTGGTCGCGCAGTTCCCCGCGCCCCTGAAGAACTGGCCGTCGTACTGAGTCTGCGGGCCGCATGTGGCTGGTCGCGCAGTTCCTCGCGCCCCTTGAAAGAACCGGGCGCGCCCCCGATCTTCGTAACTCCCCCAGGAGCTTTTCCCATGACCTCCATGAACCGACGCACCCTCCTCGGTGGGCTGTTCGCCGCCGCCTCCGTTCCCGTTCTTGCCGCCTGCGGCAGTGGGATCACCTCTCTCGACGGTGACGGGGGTGGTGGCGGCGGTGGCGGGTCCAGCAAGGACGGGATCACCATCGGGACCGCCAACTTCACCGAGAACCAGGTGCTCGGCTTCCTCTACGCGGCCGTCCTGGAAGCCGCCGGAGTGAAGACGAAGGTCCGTCCGAACCTCGGCACCCGCGAGATCCTCATCCCCGCGCTCAAGGGCGGCGACATCGACCTGCTCCCCGAGTACCAGGGCGCCCTCCTGCACTACCTCTCCCCCAAGTCCCGGGCCACGGAGGAGGGCGAGATGCAGAACGCCCTCGCGATGGCCCTGCCCGCCGGGCTCCAGGTGCTGCCGTACGGCAGGGCCGAGGACTCGGACGCGTTCGTCGTCACGCGGGAGACCGCCGACAGGTACGGCCTGTCCTCCCTCGCCGACCTGAAGAAGCAGAACGGCAAGCTCGTCATCGGCGCCGCGCCCGAGGTGAAGAAACGCGAGGTGGGCGCGGTGGGCCTGAAGAGCCGTTACGGGGTCGAGTTCAAGGAGTTCAAGTCCCTGGACTCCTCGGGACCGCTGGTGAAGGGCGCCCTGAAGAAGGGCGACGTGGACGTGGCGAACCTCTTCACCACCGACACCGACATCGTGGCCAACGACTGGGTCGTCCTCACGGACCCGGAGAACCTGATACCCGGCCAGCACATCGTCCCCCTGGTCGCCGACCGCAGGGCCGACTCGACGGTCCGCAAGGCCCTCGCCGAACTCGGCAACGTCCTCACCACGGCCGATCTGACCGAGCTGAACCGCAAGGTCGACAAGGACAAGAAGGACCCGGAGGACGTGGCGAACGCGTACGCGAAGGAGAAGGGGCTCACCGACTAGGCCCGGTGGCAGGGGCGGTGGGGACGGGCCCAGCGCGGACAGGGGGGCTAACCCCCGTGCCAAGCCCGCCCCGGCTCCCTACCTTGGAACGCATGACCGGAATGGAAGCCCGCGACGCCGAACTCAAGAAGGAACTCGACGCCACCTTGCACGCACGCAAGGAACTGGGCGCCGAATACGAGTCCGCGCTGGTCGACTCGTTCCTGGAGAAGGTCGAACAGCGCCTCGACGGCGCGGTCGACCGCCGGGTGCGTCGCCAGCTCGCGGAACAGCAGATGGTGGTGGCCCGGGACGCGCGTTCCCCGCAGGGGTCCTCGGACTCCTGGGGCGAGCGCTTCGGATTCGGGATCGTCTCCCTCGTCCTCGCGGTCCCCCTGTCCGCCATCGGCGGCGGCGTGGCCCATCTGCCCGGCCTGCTGGTCGCCTGGGCGGGCATCGTCGGCGTCAACGTGGTCCAGGCCGCGCGCTTCTCACCGAATTTCTTCGGGCGGCGCCGGACCAAGTCGGACTCGGACTGGGACGGGTGACGGACGGACGACACGGGGAGCAGGACAGCACGGGGAACGGCGCGACACGAGAAGCGGAGCTGCGAGAGACAGAGCGGCACGGGAACGCCGAAGGGCCCGGTACCTGAACAGGTACCGGGCCCTTCGTGAAGCTTGCGCGGGGGCCGCCGCACCCCCGTTGCCGGGGGGCGGGACGACGGCGGTCCCCGCGAGGGACGCGAGCCGGGTCAGGGCCGAGCTGCGCGTCCGTGGCGTCCATGGAGGTCCGGGAGCCGCTCCGGAGGTCCTTGGCGCCGTTTTGGTGCCGGCCGGGGCGGGGAGCCGCTCCCGCCCTTGCCGACATCCACCAATGTGCCGTACCCGTGTTAAGCGTGTGCTGCGTGGACGTGACGCGCTCGTACCACTTCCACGAAGTTCCGCCGTGACCGCTCACACCGGAAGTCCCGCTCCGGCGTGCGCGGTTCACCGGACGTTCTACTGCCGGCCACCCTTGGCGAGGAAAGACAGCAGGTCCTGGCGGCTGACGACCCCGGTGGGCCTGCCCTCCACCAGAACGATCGCGGCGTCGGCCGCGCCGAGCACGGTCATCAGGTCGCCCACCGGCTCACCGGAGCCGACCTGCGGCAGCGGCGCCGACATGTGCTTCTCCAGCGGATCGGTGAGGGAGGCCCGCTGGGTGAACAGCGCGTCGAGCAGTTCCCGTTCGACGACGGAGCCCACGACCTCGGCGGCCATCACGTCCGGGTGTCCGGCGCCCGGCTTCACGATGGGCATCTGCGAGACGCCGTACTCGCGCAGCACCTCGATCGCCTCGCCGACCGTCTCGTCGGGGTGCATGTGGACGAGCTGCGGCATCGCGCCGTGCACCTTGTCGCTCAGGACGTCGGCGACGCGGGCGCTGGGGCCCTCGTCCTCCAGGAAGCCGTAGTCGGCCATCCACTCGTCGTTGAAGATCTTGCTGAGGTATCCGCGCCCGCTGTCGGGGAGCAGGACGACCACGACATCGTCCGGACCGAGCCGCTCGGCCACCCGCAGCGCCGCCACGACGGCCATGCCGCAGGAGCCGCCGACGAGCAGGCCCTCCTCCTTGGCGAGGCGCCGGGTCATCTGGAAGGAGTCCTTGTCGGACACGGCGACGATCTCGTCGGCGACGGTCCGGTCGTACGCGGTCGGCCAGAAGTCCTCGCCGACGCCCTCGACGAGATACGGGCGCCCGGAGCCGCCGGAGTAGACCGACCCCTCCGGGTCCGCGCCGACGACCTGGACCTTGCCATCGCTGGCGTCCTTCAGATAGCGGCCGGTGCCGGAGATGGTGCCGCCGGTGCCCACGCCCGTGACGAAGTGAGTGATCCGCCCCTCCGTCTGCGTCCACAGCTCAGGGCCGGTGGAGTGATAGTGCGAGGCGGGATTGTCGGCGTTCGAGTACTGGTCGGGCTTCCAGGCTCCGGGCGTCTCCCGCACCAGCCGGTCGGAGACGTTGTAGTAGGAGTCGGGGTGCTCGGGGTCGACCGCGGTGGGGCAGACGACGACCTCGGCCCCGTACGCGCGCAGCACGTTGATCTTGTCGGTGCTCACCTTGTCGGGGCACACGAAGATGCACTTGTAGCCCTTCGTCTGGGCCACGATGGCAAGGCCCACACCCGTGTTGCCGCTGGTCGGCTCGACGATCGTGCCACCCGGCTGGAGCGCGCCGCTCTTCTCCGCGGCCTCGATCATGCGCAGGGCGATGCGGTCCTTCACGGAGCCGCCGGGGTTGAAGTACTCGACCTTCGCGAGGACGGTCGCCTGGATGCCGGCGGTCACGCTGTTGAGCCTCACCAGCGGGGTGTTGCCGACGAGACTGATCATCGAGTCGTGGAATTGCACCGTTGTCTCCGGAGCTGAAAAAGAAATGGTCGGGGTGGTTCCGTCAGCCTAAGCCCCTCCTGGGCGTTCACACCGCGTTGAGATTGACCGACGGTCTGTACGGGGCAAGGAGTGGGTGTACGGCTAAGAGGAGGTGGCGGCTTCGCATGTCGAGCTTGTCGAGGGCGAGGGTGGCACGGCGGATCGCGGCGGGCGCGGCGTACGGCGGCGGCGGGATCGGGCTGCTGGGCGCGGCGACGGTCGGAGTGGTGCTGGCCGAGGTGCAGCTGGCGAAACGGCAGGTGGGCCACGGGCGCAGTCCGCACCCACCGAGCGCGGACGGCCTGTACGGGTACGCGTACGCCGGTGGGGAGGAACCGCTGCGCCTGACGATGCTCGGTGACTCGACCGCGGCGGGGCAGGGGGTGCACCGGGCCCGGCAGACACCGGGCGCGCTGCTGGCGTCCGGGCTCGCGGCGGTGGCGGAACGGCCGGTGCGGTTGCGGAACGTGGCCCTGCCCGGCGCCCAGTCGGACGACCTGGACCGCCAGGTCCGGCTGGTCCTCGCCGATCCGGACGGGTTGCCCGAGGTGTGCGTGATCATGGTCGGCGCGAACGACGTGACGCACCGGATGCCGGCGACGAGGTCGGTCCGCCATCTGTCGGCCGCGGTACGGCGCCTGCGTACGGCCGGTGCGGAGGTGATCGTCGGCACCTGCCCCGACCTGGGCACGATCGAGCCGGTCCACCGGCCGCTGCGGTGGTTCGCGCGGCGGGCCTCGCGTCAGCTGGCGGCGGCGCAGACGATCGGCACGGTCGAGCAGGGCGGGCGGACGGTGTCGCTGGGCGACCTGCTGGGGCCGGAGTTCGCGGAGAACCCGCGCGAGCTGTTCGGGCCCGACAGCTACCACCCCTCGGCGGAGGGGTACGCGACGGCGGCGATGGCGGTGCTGCCGACGGTGTGCGCGGCGCTGGGGCTGTGGCCGGCGGAGGAGGAGCGTCCTGACGTGTCCCGTCGGGAGGGGTTCCTTCCCGTGGCGCGAGCGGCGGCGGAGGCGGCGTCGGAGCCGGGTACGGAGGTGGCCGCGGCGATGCCTACGGGGCCGCGCGGTCCCTGGGCCCTCCTGAAGCGCCGCCGCCGCCGACGCGTCCCGGCGTCGGACCCGGCCCCGACGTCCCCCTGACCCTCACCGCATGGGGGCTGCGCCCCCTCGCCCCCCATTGCGCAGTTCCCCGCGCCCCTAGGTACCTGGGGCCGCCCCCCTCCCGACGAAGGGCAGGGGGCGAAGGGCAGGGGGCGAAGGGCAGGGGGCGAAGGGCAGGGGCGCAGCCCCGCCCTTCAGGGGCGCGGGGAACTGCGCGGCCCGCCCCCACCGGACCCGCACCCGAATGCGGGGGTCTGGGGGCGCAGCCCCCGGGGCTGGAACCCGCAGCGAGGAAAAAGCAAGCGCTTGGAAAGTGCGGCCCGTGTCACACACCCACACCCGTGACCTCACCCATACGGACGGGTAGCTTCCCAAGCAGGTCCGCCCAACTCCCCCGCGACGCCAATGGAGCCGTAGATGCCCGAAGCCGTGATCGTCTCGACCGCCCGCTCCCCCATCGGCCGCGCATTCAAGGGCTCCCTCAAGGACCTGCGCCCCGACGACCTCACCGCCACCATCATCCAGGCGGCCCTCGCCAAGGTCCCTGAGCTCGATCCGAAGGACATCGAGGACCTGATGCTCGGCTGCGGCCTCCCCGGCGGCGAGCAGGGCAACAACCTCGGCCGCATCGTGGCCGTGCAGATGGGCATGGACCACCTCCCCGGCTGCACGATCACCCGTTACTGTTCCTCCTCGCTCCAGACGACCCGCATGGCCCTGCACGCCATCAAGGCGGGCGAGGGCGACGTCTTCATCTCGGCGGGCGTCGAGCTGGTGTCGCGCTTCACGAAGGGCAACTCCGACAGCCTCCCGGACACCCACAACCCGCTGTTCGCGGACGCGGAGGCCCGCACCGCCGAGGTCGCCGCCAGCGAGGGCGCGTCCTGGCACGACCCGCGCGAGGACGGCCTGGTCCCGGACGCGTACATCGCGATGGGCCAGACCGCGGAGAACCTCGCCCGGATCAAGGGCGTCACCCGCCAGGACATGGACGAGTTCGGTGTCCGCTCGCAGAACCTCGCCGAGGAAGCCATCAAGAACGGCTTCTGGGAACGCGAGATCACCCCGGTGACCACCCCGGACGGCACGGTCGTCAGCAAGGACGACGGCCCCCGCGCCGGCGTCACGCTGGACGGCGTCGCGGGCCTCAAGCCCGTCTTCCGCCCCGACGGCCTGGTCACGGCGGCCAACTGCTGCCCGCTGAACGACGGCGCCGCCGCCCTCGTGATCATGTCGGACACGAAGGCCCGCGACCTCGGTCTGACCCCGCTGGCCCGGATCGTGTCGACCGGCGTCACCGGCCTGTCCCCCGAGATCATGGGCCTGGGCCCGGTGGAGGCGTCGAAGCAGGCCCTCTCCCGTGCCGGTCTGACGGTCGACGACATCGACCTGTTCGAGATCAACGAGGCGTTCGCCGCCCAGGTGATCCCGTCCTACCGCGACCTGGAGATCCCGCTGGAGAAGCTGAACGTGAACGGCGGCGCGATCGCGGTCGGCCACCCCTTCGGCATGACCGGCGCCCGCATCACCGGCACGCTCATCAATTCCCTCCAGTTCCACGACAAGCAGTTCGGCCTGGAGACGATGTGCGTGGGCGGCGGCCAGGGCATGGCGATGGTCATCGAGCGCCTGAGCTGACGGGTAAGCACGCTCGCCGTAACCGCAGTTGAACGCAGGGTGAACGAAACGACCCCGGGTCCCGCATTCACCGGGGCTCTGGGTCGTTTTGTGATCGAATCTCCCCCAGGATGTGACCTAACTCCCTTCGGGGAGGGATTTATGCAGGTCAGAGCTGGTCCGCAAGTAAACGTCAGGGCTAAAGTCC
Coding sequences:
- a CDS encoding acetyl-CoA C-acetyltransferase — encoded protein: MPEAVIVSTARSPIGRAFKGSLKDLRPDDLTATIIQAALAKVPELDPKDIEDLMLGCGLPGGEQGNNLGRIVAVQMGMDHLPGCTITRYCSSSLQTTRMALHAIKAGEGDVFISAGVELVSRFTKGNSDSLPDTHNPLFADAEARTAEVAASEGASWHDPREDGLVPDAYIAMGQTAENLARIKGVTRQDMDEFGVRSQNLAEEAIKNGFWEREITPVTTPDGTVVSKDDGPRAGVTLDGVAGLKPVFRPDGLVTAANCCPLNDGAAALVIMSDTKARDLGLTPLARIVSTGVTGLSPEIMGLGPVEASKQALSRAGLTVDDIDLFEINEAFAAQVIPSYRDLEIPLEKLNVNGGAIAVGHPFGMTGARITGTLINSLQFHDKQFGLETMCVGGGQGMAMVIERLS